One Limimonas halophila genomic window carries:
- a CDS encoding lytic murein transglycosylase, protein MRGMRTLASVLGLAATVAATPATAQQDNFKAWLDGVRAEAREQGIAKATLDKTLSGLSPIERVIELDRSQPEFIRTFWSYMDDRVTPGRVEKGRKLLDKHRELLNAVQREHGVQPRFLVAFWGMETGFGSYLGDFPVIGSVATLAHDDRRSAFFRTQLFHALEMVDEGHVEPGSFTGSWAGATGHLQFLPSTFTRHAVDADGDGRKDIWGDLHDVFASGANYLSDMGWEGDERWGREVRLPGDFPWKQAQLDVKKPLDTWAEMGVRKANGDPLPTPDGWQGSIVLPQGHEGPAFLVYENFRHILSWNRSIKYGVAVGHLADRIAGMPKLQTGRDADSGAVSFDEVERIQTLLNKLGHEAGPVDGVPGESTRAAIRRFQAANGYPADGYASPALLKQLEARIADRKG, encoded by the coding sequence ATGCGCGGAATGCGAACGCTGGCGAGTGTCCTTGGACTCGCCGCGACCGTGGCGGCCACGCCGGCCACCGCTCAGCAGGACAATTTCAAGGCCTGGCTCGACGGGGTGCGTGCGGAAGCACGCGAGCAGGGCATCGCCAAGGCCACGCTGGATAAGACGCTTTCGGGCCTGAGCCCGATTGAGCGCGTGATCGAGCTGGACCGCAGCCAGCCCGAGTTCATCCGCACCTTCTGGTCCTACATGGACGACCGCGTCACGCCGGGACGCGTGGAAAAGGGCCGGAAGCTGCTCGACAAGCACCGCGAGCTGCTGAACGCGGTCCAGCGCGAGCACGGCGTTCAGCCGCGCTTCCTCGTCGCCTTCTGGGGCATGGAAACCGGATTCGGCAGCTATCTGGGCGACTTCCCGGTGATCGGCTCCGTTGCCACGCTGGCGCACGACGACCGGCGCAGCGCCTTCTTCCGCACGCAGCTTTTCCACGCGCTGGAGATGGTGGACGAAGGCCACGTCGAGCCCGGCTCGTTCACGGGCTCCTGGGCCGGGGCGACCGGCCACCTGCAGTTTCTGCCCTCCACCTTCACACGCCATGCTGTCGATGCCGACGGCGACGGCCGCAAGGATATCTGGGGCGACCTGCACGACGTCTTCGCCTCGGGGGCCAACTACCTCAGCGACATGGGCTGGGAAGGCGACGAGCGCTGGGGTCGCGAGGTGCGGCTGCCGGGAGATTTCCCCTGGAAGCAGGCGCAGCTGGACGTGAAAAAGCCGCTCGACACCTGGGCGGAGATGGGCGTGCGCAAAGCGAACGGCGATCCGCTGCCCACACCCGACGGCTGGCAGGGGTCGATCGTGCTGCCGCAGGGCCACGAGGGCCCGGCCTTCCTGGTCTACGAGAACTTCCGCCACATCCTCTCGTGGAACCGCTCGATCAAGTACGGCGTCGCGGTGGGGCATCTGGCCGACCGCATCGCCGGGATGCCGAAGCTGCAAACGGGCCGGGACGCCGACTCGGGTGCGGTTTCCTTCGATGAGGTCGAGCGCATCCAGACCCTGCTGAACAAGCTGGGGCACGAGGCGGGGCCGGTTGACGGCGTACCGGGTGAAAGCACCCGCGCGGCCATCCGCCGCTTCCAGGCCGCGAACGGCTATCCCGCCGACGGCTATGCCTCGCCGGCGTTGTTGAAGCAGCTCGAAGCGCGCATCGCCGACCGGAAGGGGTAA
- a CDS encoding septal ring lytic transglycosylase RlpA family protein, with the protein MRPGPRTLVGMLGAGIVLAACAGPERPAETRVEGNVPGGSAETVTGGTYKVGVPYKINGKWYEPHVDYDHTETGIASWYGRKFDGRRTANGEIFDSTKLTAAHRTLPLPSMVRVTNLENGRVVKLRVNDRGPFARDRILDVTRRAARLLGFKDEGTTRVRVEVLEDESRRMAAAAKQREGGTRVAAAEPGVVSGGDGGGSTEGGGATNGTTDGSTGSGAAANTDLDVQRASTAPDAVRTGAAGDQGRTLSVKAWSDGTERPDNLAAADLFVQAGAFVREANAERIRGRLERLGEPFIAEAVIDGQRFYRVRFGPLGGVSAVNRLLDQLAGAGVPTAEVVIR; encoded by the coding sequence ATGCGGCCAGGACCGCGCACTCTCGTCGGCATGCTGGGCGCCGGGATCGTGCTGGCCGCCTGCGCCGGGCCCGAGCGGCCGGCGGAGACGCGCGTCGAAGGCAACGTGCCGGGCGGAAGCGCCGAAACCGTGACCGGCGGCACCTACAAGGTGGGTGTGCCGTACAAGATCAACGGCAAGTGGTACGAACCGCACGTCGACTACGACCACACCGAGACGGGCATCGCCTCCTGGTACGGTCGCAAGTTCGACGGCCGGCGCACGGCCAACGGCGAAATCTTCGACAGCACCAAGCTGACGGCGGCGCACCGCACGCTGCCGCTGCCCAGCATGGTGCGGGTCACCAACCTGGAGAACGGCCGGGTGGTGAAGCTGCGCGTGAACGACCGCGGCCCCTTCGCCCGCGACCGCATTCTCGACGTGACACGCCGCGCCGCGCGGCTGCTCGGCTTCAAGGACGAGGGCACCACCCGCGTTCGCGTGGAGGTGCTGGAAGACGAAAGCCGGCGCATGGCCGCTGCCGCGAAACAACGCGAGGGCGGCACGCGCGTCGCCGCGGCGGAGCCCGGCGTCGTCTCGGGCGGCGACGGCGGCGGCTCCACGGAAGGCGGCGGCGCGACAAATGGAACGACGGACGGCTCGACCGGGAGCGGGGCGGCCGCGAACACCGATCTCGACGTGCAGCGGGCCTCCACGGCGCCGGATGCCGTCCGGACCGGCGCAGCCGGAGATCAGGGCCGCACGCTCTCGGTCAAGGCCTGGAGCGACGGCACCGAGCGCCCCGACAACCTGGCGGCGGCCGATCTGTTCGTGCAGGCGGGCGCGTTCGTGCGGGAAGCCAACGCGGAACGGATTCGCGGCCGCCTGGAGCGCCTCGGCGAGCCCTTCATTGCGGAGGCCGTGATCGACGGGCAGCGCTTTTACCGGGTGCGCTTCGGCCCGCTCGGTGGCGTGTCGGCCGTTAACCGCTTGCTGGACCAACTGGCTGGGGCCGGGGTGCCCACGGCCGAGGTCGTGATCCGCTAG
- a CDS encoding S-(hydroxymethyl)glutathione dehydrogenase/class III alcohol dehydrogenase encodes MDVRAAVAFEPNKPLSIETVHLEGPKEGEVLVENKATGICHTDAFVLSGRDPEGKFPAIFGHEGAGVVQDVGPGVKDVKPGDHVIPLYVPECRECEYCLNPKTNLCQAIRETQGQGVMPDGTSRFSLKDGSMVHHFMGTSTFSNYTVLPEIAVAKIREDAPFDKVCYVGCGVTTGIGAVVNTAKMEPGARVIVFGLGGIGLNVIQGARMVGARQIVGVDINNDKKAWGEKFGMTDFVNPNEIDGDLTKYLVELTKGGGDYTFECVGSTALMRQALESAHKGWGMSVIVGVAGAGEEVSTRPVQMVTGRHWTGTAFGGARGRTDVPKIVDWYMEGLIDIDTMITKVMPFENINEGFEMMERGEGIRTVLTY; translated from the coding sequence ATGGACGTACGCGCAGCCGTTGCCTTCGAGCCCAATAAGCCGCTGTCGATCGAGACGGTGCATCTGGAGGGCCCGAAGGAGGGTGAGGTGCTGGTCGAGAACAAGGCGACCGGCATCTGCCACACCGATGCCTTCGTGCTCTCGGGCCGCGATCCCGAGGGCAAGTTCCCGGCGATCTTCGGCCACGAAGGCGCCGGCGTGGTTCAGGACGTCGGGCCGGGCGTGAAGGACGTGAAGCCGGGCGACCACGTCATCCCGCTCTACGTGCCCGAGTGCCGGGAGTGCGAGTACTGCCTCAACCCCAAGACGAACCTGTGCCAGGCCATCCGCGAGACGCAGGGGCAGGGCGTGATGCCCGACGGCACCTCGCGCTTCTCGCTCAAGGACGGCTCGATGGTGCACCACTTCATGGGCACCTCGACCTTCTCGAACTACACCGTGCTGCCCGAGATCGCGGTGGCGAAGATCCGCGAGGACGCGCCCTTCGACAAGGTCTGCTACGTGGGCTGCGGCGTCACCACGGGTATCGGCGCGGTGGTGAACACCGCGAAGATGGAGCCGGGCGCGCGCGTGATCGTCTTCGGCCTCGGCGGGATCGGCCTGAACGTCATCCAGGGCGCCCGCATGGTTGGCGCGCGCCAGATCGTCGGCGTGGACATCAACAACGACAAGAAGGCCTGGGGCGAGAAGTTCGGGATGACCGACTTCGTCAACCCCAACGAGATCGACGGCGATCTGACCAAGTACCTGGTCGAGCTGACCAAGGGCGGCGGCGACTACACTTTCGAATGCGTCGGCTCCACGGCGCTGATGCGCCAGGCGCTGGAGTCCGCCCACAAGGGCTGGGGCATGTCCGTGATCGTCGGCGTTGCCGGCGCGGGCGAAGAGGTCTCTACCCGCCCGGTTCAGATGGTTACCGGCCGGCACTGGACGGGCACCGCCTTCGGCGGCGCCAGGGGCCGCACCGACGTGCCCAAGATCGTCGACTGGTACATGGAAGGCCTGATCGACATCGACACGATGATCACGAAGGTCATGCCCTTCGAGAACATCAACGAAGGCTTCGAGATGATGGAGCGCGGCGAGGGTATCCGCACGGTGCTGACGTACTGA